The DNA window TATTTTGGCGATTTATCGATTTGGTGCCCATGTACCCGTACCCGGTGTGGATGTTAGCGTCATTAGGGAGTTGTTCAAGCAAGGCGGCATATTGGGCTTTATGGATCTCTTTGCCGGGGGAGCACTTTCGGAATTTGCTGTTTTTGCTCTAGGGATAATGCCTTACATCACGGCGGCCATTATCATGGAACTCTTGACAGTGGTTATCCCCAAGGTTGAAGAATGGGCAAAGGAAGGGGAAATTGGACGAAGGAAGATAACTCAATGGACTCGATATCTAACCCTATTTTTATGCCTCGTTCAATCCATAGGTTTGACCTTCTTCTTCCAAGGTCAGTTGAAAATAGTCTTTCCCTTACTCACCAAATTTCTAATAGTCATAACTTTAACCACAGGGGCTATCATCATCATGTGGCTTGGTGAACTAATAACCCAAAAGGGCATCGGGAATGGCATGTCGTTACTCATTTTCATCAGTATAATTTCGCGCTTTCCTCAAGCCTCGATTGAAACCTTTCAAATAGTGAATCCCTTGCTCATTATTCTTTTGGTGTTCATAATTTTGGCCATGATTGCTGCAATAATATTTACGGAAAGTGGTCAGCGGAGGATTCCGGTACAGTATGCGAAGAGGATCGTGGGTAGGAGGATTTACGGAGGACAAAGTACATATATCCCCCTTAAGATTAACTCCGCGGGGGTTATCCCCATCATCTTTGCTGCTTCTGTCCTGCTTTTCCCGGCAACCTTAGCTAGATTTTTCCCTGGTAAGCTCTTCAAAGGTCTAGCCGAAACCCTTAATCCCACTTCTCCTTTTTATCTTAGTTTGTTTGCTTTATTCATCATCTTTTTCACCTATTTTTATACGGCCATAATCTTTAATCCCATAGATATATCGGATAACATTAAAAAGTACGGAGGATTCATTCCGGGTGTAAGGCCTGGAAAACCCACGGCATCATATCTCGATCGAATCTTGAGCAGAATCACTTTCCCCGGCGCTCTCTTCCTAGCTCTAATCGCCGTTCTACCTACCATTTTCATGGCTCAACTTAATATACCATTTTTCAAGGAGTTCGGAGGCATTTCCATCCTAATTATAGTCGGTGTGGCTTTGGAGACCGTACGGCAGGTGGAAACGCATCTCATCATGAGACATTATGAAGGGTTCCTGAAATAGCCGCAGGCTACAAGTTGCAGGTTGCATGAAAAAATTAAATCTGCGACATGCGACTCGATACTGGTAATTTATAACACTTGTTATTGATCGAATTTTCATCCTTTGGAAAGGGAATAGATGAATATCGTGATAGTGGGACCGCCTGGCGCGGGCAAGGGAACGCAAGCGGTTATGATATCTGAAAGGTATGGTATCCCTCATATCTCAACCGGAGATATACTCCGGGAGGCGGTTAGTCAGGGAACTCCCCTAGGCATGAAGGCAAAAAGGTATATGGATCGAGGCGAACTGGTGCCCGATGAAATAGTCATTGAAATCATAAAAGACCGTTTATCAAAGGATGATTGTGAACGAGGATTCATTTTAGATGGTTTCCCCAGGACAACAGTCCAGGCTGATGCCTTGAAAGCTGTACTTAAGGGAATGGGAAAGGGATTGGATTTGGTTTTAAATATCGATGTTGAGGAGGATGAGATAATTCGTCGTTTGAGCCTCAGACGTACCTGTCAGCGTTGTGGTAAGGTATATCATTTAATTTACGACCCACCCAAGAAAAAAGGCATTTGTGATGCATGTGAAGATAAACTCCATCAGCGCAGCGATGATATGGTGGATACCATTAGGAATAGATTGCGGGTTCACCGAAGACAAACAGAGCCTTTGCTCTCGTATTATCGGAAGGCTGGATTACTTCAAACCATAAAAGGAAAAAAATCTGCCCGTGAGGTATTCAAGGATATCTCAAGCCTCATAGATAGAACTTTGGCCCGCCTGCCACAACCAGGCTCTAGCGGGCAGACTAGTCCGCCAAGTCGTAAAACTGGTCCTTCTAAAGAAGAAGATGATAATCCGTAAATCCATGGAAGAAATCGAGATTATGCATGAAGCAGGCCGCATTGTGGCTCAAACTCTGGAGGCGATAAAAAAAGCGGTCAAGCCCGGAATAAGCACCATTAAGCTGGATAAAATAGCCGAAGGCTTCATAAGGAAGAGAGGAGCAAAGCCGGCTTTCAAGGGATATCGAGGTTTTCCCGCCGCAATTTGTGTTTCGATAAATGAAGGAGTTGTCCATGGCATTCCCAGTTGCAGGAGGCTCAAGGAGGGAGATATCATAAGCATTGATATAGGCGTAGAATATAAGAGTTTTTATGGGGATGCGGCCATCACCCTACCCGTGGGAAGGGTTTCTTCAGAAGCTTCGAGATTAATAGAGGTAGCTAGGGAAGCTTTACAGGTGGGAATATCTCGGTGCGTTGTGGGAAATCACCTTTATGATATCTCCCATGCTATTCAAACCGTTGCCGAAAGGGCAGGGTATTCAGTAGTGCGAGAATTTGTGGGACATGGCATCGGGCGATCAATGCATGAGGATCCACAAATCCCAAATTATGGTCACCCCGGAAAGGGTCCTCGTCTTGAGGAGGGCATGGTATTTGCCCTAGAACCAATGGTGAACGCTGGTGGCCACGAGGTGGAAGTACTCCCCGATAAATGGGGAGTCGTCACTCGCGATCGTAGCTTATCAGCTCACTTCGAGCACACCGTAGCCATCACTAAGGTTGGTCCGCTGGTACTGACGTCCTTATAGACGGCTCACTTGCTATTTGCTATAATATGCTTTTGTTATTGAGAAGGATGGGGAGATATGGTGAAGAAAGAAGAGGCTATCGAGGTTGAGGGAAAGGTAATCGAAACTTTACCCAATGCGATGTTTCGAGTTGAACTCGAAAGCGGACATAAGGTTCTCGCTCACATTTCGGGCAAGATGAGGATGCATTACATTAAAATTCTTCCCGGGGATAGAGTGATTGTGGAACTCTCTCCCTACGACCTCACTCGGGGGAGAATAATTTATCGATTCAAATAAGTGAGAAATCAACTAAGTGAGATTCGTCGAATGTCCCCAACGACGAATGTTGAATTTAAAAGCGTTCGACGTACGACATTTATCATTCGACAATGAGTGTTAATCACTTCCTCATTTGGATCACTGAGGTGAATGAGATTGAAGGTGAGACCATCGGTTAAAAAGATGTGTGAGAAATGCAAAATAATCAAGCGCAAGGGGAAGCTTATTGTTATCTGCGAGAACCCCAGACATAAGCAACGGCAAGGCTAACAAGCCGTCGCAGGTGACAGGACTTGCGACCAGGATAGGAGGTTAAAAGTGGCGAGAATTGCTGGTGTGGATCTGCCAAGGGAGAAAAGAATTGAGATTGCCTTGACCTACATCTATGGTATAGGTTTGCCCACTGCAAAGAGAATCTTGCAGGCCACGGGCATAAATCCGGATACTCGCGTTCGCAACCTCACCGAGAACGAGGTAGCGAGCTTGAGGGAACACATAGACAAGAATCTGAAGGTAGAGGGGGATTTACGACGCGAGGTTTCTCAAAATATAAGAAGGTTAATGGAAATCGGATGCTATCGAGGAATCCGACATAGAAGAGGTCTCCCGGTGAGAGGGCAAAGAACTCATACAAATGCCCGCACCCGGAAAGGTCCCAGGAAAACCGTTGGAGTAAAGCGTAAGAAGTAAAATCGTCCACCATTCATGGGGGTTCACGGAAAATCCATTGTTAAATGAGAAGGAAATGGGGGAATTAGATGGCGAAGAAAAAGGGTACAAAGCGACTGAAGCGTAAGGAACGCAAAAATATCCCACACGGTATTGCCCATATTAAATCGACTTTCAATAATACCGTCATTACCATTAGCGATTTGGAGGGTAACACCATCGTTTGGGAGAGTGCCGGCACCGTAGGATTTAAGGGCACCAAAAAGAGTACCCCCTTCGCTGCTCAAGTGGCAGCCGAAACGGTTGCCAAGAAGGCTCGTGAGCATGGTATGAGGAAGGTAGATGTTCGAGTCAAGGGACCTGGATCCGGTAGAGAAACTGCTATTAGAGCAATTCAGGCAGCGGGTTTGGAAGTTTGCGGAATAATCGATGTGACTCCCGTTCCCCACAATGGCTGCCGACCTCGAAAGCGGAGAAGAGTTTAAAGGAGAAGAAAAATATGGCAAGATACATCGGTTCCCTGTGCAAAATATGCCGGAGGGAAAATGAGAAGCTCTTTTTGAAGGGTGAACGATGTCTCACCGACAAATGTGCCATGGAGAGGCGTCCATATCCCCCAGGCGAACATGGAAGAAGGCGCCCTAAGGAAACAGAATATGGTCTTCAACTTCGGGAAAAGCAAAAAGCCAAGCGAATTTATGGAATCCTGGAGAATCAGTTCAAGAGGTACTACGATTTGGCTGTGGGAAGAAGGGGCGTCACCGGAGAAAACCTCCTACGGCTTTTGGAATTGAGGTTGGACAATGTAATTTATCGTTTGGGTTTTGCAGCTTCGAGGAATGAAGCTCGACAAATGGTAAGGCACGGGCATTTTATGGTCAATGACAGGAAGGTTAATATCCCATCTTATCAGGTAAAACCGGGAGATGTGATTAGTGTTCGTGCGGGGAGGGAAGTTGCGAGAATAAGAGAATGTGTACAATCTTCCACGAAACCTCTCGTGCCAGGCTGGCTGGAGGTCGATATAGAAAATCTCAAAGGAAAGGTTCTTTCCCTTCCTGAGCGCGATCAAATCGATGTTCCAGTCAATGAAAAACTCATAGTGGAGCTATATTCCAAGTAAGCATACTTAAAAATTTCATTTAGGGAAAATACCAACTGAGTAGGGGAGAGGAAGATATATGCTAGACATACTTAAGCCTCAGATTAGGATGGAAGAGGTATCCGATCGCGTTGCAAGGTTTTCCCTAGAACCCTTGGAGCGAGGTTTTGGATATACTTTGGGAAATTCCTTGCGCAGGGTACTACTCTCCTCACTTCCTGGAGCCGCCATAACAAGAATAAAGATAGAAGGCGTGGCTCACGAATTCTCGACCATTCCTGGGGTTCGAGAGGACGTCACCGAAATCACCCTCAATTTAAAGGACCTCGTTTTGAAGTTACATTCAGAAGAGCCGGCCACCATGAGGTTGGATGTTAAGGGTCCAAAGGAAGTTAGAGCGAGCGATATCATCGCTCCTCCGGAAGTGGAGATCGTTAACCCCGATCTTTATATTGCCAGTCTTAACAGAAAAGGTCATCTGCAGATGGAAATGACAGTGGAAACCGGGAGGGGATACATTCCCGCGGAGCGCAACAAGAAACCCTCGGATCCCATAGGGGTAATTCCCATCGATTCTCTATTTTCACCGATAAAGAGGGTTTCATATACGGTGGAGGCAACGCGGGTGGGTTACAGAACAGACTATGACAGGCTCACCCTACAAGTGGAGACCAATGGAAGCATGTCTCCCCAAGAAGCCATGAGCCTGGCGGCCAAAATCATCAACGAGCACATGAATCTATTCATGGAGCAAGCCCCCGAGAAAAAGGAAGCTCCCGTATTTGTGGTCAGCGAAGCCGTTAGGGATACAACCCTTACTTCACCCATAGAGGATCTTGATCTTTCGGTCCGTTCGTATAATTGCCTCAAGAAGCAGGGAA is part of the Actinomycetota bacterium genome and encodes:
- the secY gene encoding preprotein translocase subunit SecY translates to MIEAIRNAFKVPDLRRRILFTFGILAIYRFGAHVPVPGVDVSVIRELFKQGGILGFMDLFAGGALSEFAVFALGIMPYITAAIIMELLTVVIPKVEEWAKEGEIGRRKITQWTRYLTLFLCLVQSIGLTFFFQGQLKIVFPLLTKFLIVITLTTGAIIIMWLGELITQKGIGNGMSLLIFISIISRFPQASIETFQIVNPLLIILLVFIILAMIAAIIFTESGQRRIPVQYAKRIVGRRIYGGQSTYIPLKINSAGVIPIIFAASVLLFPATLARFFPGKLFKGLAETLNPTSPFYLSLFALFIIFFTYFYTAIIFNPIDISDNIKKYGGFIPGVRPGKPTASYLDRILSRITFPGALFLALIAVLPTIFMAQLNIPFFKEFGGISILIIVGVALETVRQVETHLIMRHYEGFLK
- a CDS encoding adenylate kinase — its product is MNIVIVGPPGAGKGTQAVMISERYGIPHISTGDILREAVSQGTPLGMKAKRYMDRGELVPDEIVIEIIKDRLSKDDCERGFILDGFPRTTVQADALKAVLKGMGKGLDLVLNIDVEEDEIIRRLSLRRTCQRCGKVYHLIYDPPKKKGICDACEDKLHQRSDDMVDTIRNRLRVHRRQTEPLLSYYRKAGLLQTIKGKKSAREVFKDISSLIDRTLARLPQPGSSGQTSPPSRKTGPSKEEDDNP
- the map gene encoding type I methionyl aminopeptidase encodes the protein MIIRKSMEEIEIMHEAGRIVAQTLEAIKKAVKPGISTIKLDKIAEGFIRKRGAKPAFKGYRGFPAAICVSINEGVVHGIPSCRRLKEGDIISIDIGVEYKSFYGDAAITLPVGRVSSEASRLIEVAREALQVGISRCVVGNHLYDISHAIQTVAERAGYSVVREFVGHGIGRSMHEDPQIPNYGHPGKGPRLEEGMVFALEPMVNAGGHEVEVLPDKWGVVTRDRSLSAHFEHTVAITKVGPLVLTSL
- the infA gene encoding translation initiation factor IF-1, producing MVKKEEAIEVEGKVIETLPNAMFRVELESGHKVLAHISGKMRMHYIKILPGDRVIVELSPYDLTRGRIIYRFK
- the rpmJ gene encoding 50S ribosomal protein L36 — translated: MKVRPSVKKMCEKCKIIKRKGKLIVICENPRHKQRQG
- the rpsM gene encoding 30S ribosomal protein S13 — encoded protein: MARIAGVDLPREKRIEIALTYIYGIGLPTAKRILQATGINPDTRVRNLTENEVASLREHIDKNLKVEGDLRREVSQNIRRLMEIGCYRGIRHRRGLPVRGQRTHTNARTRKGPRKTVGVKRKK
- the rpsK gene encoding 30S ribosomal protein S11 → MAKKKGTKRLKRKERKNIPHGIAHIKSTFNNTVITISDLEGNTIVWESAGTVGFKGTKKSTPFAAQVAAETVAKKAREHGMRKVDVRVKGPGSGRETAIRAIQAAGLEVCGIIDVTPVPHNGCRPRKRRRV
- the rpsD gene encoding 30S ribosomal protein S4, yielding MARYIGSLCKICRRENEKLFLKGERCLTDKCAMERRPYPPGEHGRRRPKETEYGLQLREKQKAKRIYGILENQFKRYYDLAVGRRGVTGENLLRLLELRLDNVIYRLGFAASRNEARQMVRHGHFMVNDRKVNIPSYQVKPGDVISVRAGREVARIRECVQSSTKPLVPGWLEVDIENLKGKVLSLPERDQIDVPVNEKLIVELYSK
- a CDS encoding DNA-directed RNA polymerase subunit alpha, whose amino-acid sequence is MLDILKPQIRMEEVSDRVARFSLEPLERGFGYTLGNSLRRVLLSSLPGAAITRIKIEGVAHEFSTIPGVREDVTEITLNLKDLVLKLHSEEPATMRLDVKGPKEVRASDIIAPPEVEIVNPDLYIASLNRKGHLQMEMTVETGRGYIPAERNKKPSDPIGVIPIDSLFSPIKRVSYTVEATRVGYRTDYDRLTLQVETNGSMSPQEAMSLAAKIINEHMNLFMEQAPEKKEAPVFVVSEAVRDTTLTSPIEDLDLSVRSYNCLKKQGIHTLEHLIQCTEEDLLNIRNFGAKSIEEVKDKLAKLNLSLKESD